In Methylococcus geothermalis, one genomic interval encodes:
- a CDS encoding sigma 54-interacting transcriptional regulator: MSEMRKRVLLVDDDPDLLRLIGLRLTAAGFDVAKAANGQSALSQIAVFRPHVVVTDLRMDGMDGMALFDALNERHPTLPVIIMTAHGTINDAVAATRRGVFGFVTKPVDKNELIQHISEAIRINGNTAVIPDKEEWRSRIVTQSPLMEEVLGQAQRVAQNRASVFIGGESGTGKELLARAIHDLSPRAKAPFVAVNCSAIPENLLESELFGYRKGAFTGATRDHQGLFKAADGGTLFLDEVGDMPKSFQVKLLRALQEMKVRPVGATHDEAVDVRVISATHVDLEQAMAEGNFREDLYYRLNVVTLLLPPLVKRPEDIPLLAMHFLRELVKSYGDQVKGFSPEAMESLVNFQWPGNVRQLRNVVEQCVALSTTPLIPVTLVQRALREAPSSFPSLQEARDQFELNYLIRLLQMTKGNVTQAARLAKRNRTEFYRLLSRHGMNPAMFKGGGEAVGDAPQSS; encoded by the coding sequence ATGAGTGAAATGCGCAAGCGAGTGTTGCTGGTGGACGACGACCCGGATCTGTTGCGGCTGATCGGGCTGCGCCTGACGGCTGCGGGGTTCGACGTGGCCAAGGCCGCGAACGGCCAGTCGGCCCTGTCCCAGATAGCAGTGTTCCGGCCGCACGTCGTCGTGACCGATCTCAGGATGGACGGCATGGACGGCATGGCGTTGTTCGATGCCCTGAATGAACGCCATCCCACCCTGCCGGTGATCATCATGACGGCGCACGGCACCATCAACGACGCCGTCGCCGCAACCCGTCGGGGGGTGTTCGGCTTCGTCACCAAGCCGGTCGACAAGAACGAGCTGATCCAGCACATTTCCGAGGCGATCCGTATCAACGGAAACACGGCGGTGATTCCCGACAAGGAGGAATGGCGCTCGCGAATCGTCACGCAGAGCCCGCTGATGGAAGAGGTTCTGGGGCAGGCCCAGCGGGTGGCTCAGAACCGCGCCAGCGTGTTCATCGGCGGCGAGAGCGGCACCGGCAAGGAGCTTCTGGCGCGGGCCATTCACGACTTGAGCCCTCGCGCCAAGGCGCCGTTCGTAGCCGTCAACTGCAGCGCCATTCCTGAAAATCTGCTCGAATCCGAACTGTTCGGTTATCGCAAGGGGGCGTTTACCGGCGCGACGCGCGACCATCAGGGACTGTTCAAGGCCGCCGACGGCGGCACGCTGTTTCTGGATGAGGTGGGCGACATGCCGAAATCGTTCCAGGTGAAGCTGCTTCGTGCCCTGCAGGAGATGAAGGTGCGCCCGGTCGGAGCGACCCATGACGAAGCGGTCGATGTACGCGTCATCTCGGCCACTCACGTCGACCTCGAACAGGCGATGGCGGAGGGCAACTTCCGTGAGGACCTGTATTACCGGCTCAACGTGGTGACCCTGTTGCTGCCGCCGCTGGTCAAGCGTCCGGAGGACATCCCCTTGCTGGCGATGCATTTCCTGCGGGAATTGGTGAAATCCTACGGGGACCAGGTCAAGGGCTTCTCGCCCGAGGCCATGGAATCCCTGGTGAATTTCCAGTGGCCCGGCAATGTTCGCCAGTTGCGCAACGTCGTCGAACAGTGCGTAGCGCTCTCGACCACGCCTTTGATCCCGGTCACCCTGGTGCAGAGGGCCTTGAGGGAAGCTCCGTCGTCGTTCCCTTCGCTGCAGGAGGCGCGGGACCAGTTCGAGCTCAACTACCTCATCCGCCTGCTGCAAATGACCAAGGGCAACGTCACCCAGGCCGCCCGTCTGGCCAAGCGCAACCGTACCGAGTTCTACCGGCTGCTGAGCCGCCACGGGATGAACCCGGCGATGTTCAAGGGGGGCGGAGAGGCGGTGGGCGATGCGCCGCAGTCTTCGTGA
- a CDS encoding ABC transporter permease, translating to MIALPGVPSLRSSFYRIYPALSMLVLLGLWHIAANATASATLPSPSAVLTVLAGEVRSGNLFHHLGATLSRLAVSFVLAMSLGSALGVLLGRHPHLDRFFDVWVMLFLNVPALVIIILCYVWFGLGEAAAVTAVVVNKLPNVVVTLREGTRALDRNLLEMAESYRFGRIKTLRHVIAPQLFPFFVAAARNGVALIWKIILVVEILGRSDGMGYQLHLFFQLFDVAGILAYTIAFVGVIQLIEWAIFQPLETRAMRWRR from the coding sequence ATGATCGCTCTCCCCGGCGTGCCCTCCCTACGCTCCAGCTTTTACAGGATTTACCCCGCACTCTCCATGCTGGTGCTGCTGGGACTCTGGCACATCGCGGCGAACGCGACGGCGTCGGCTACCCTGCCCAGCCCTTCCGCGGTCCTGACGGTGCTGGCCGGGGAAGTCCGTTCCGGCAACCTGTTCCATCATCTCGGCGCCACCCTGTCACGGCTGGCGGTGAGTTTCGTGCTGGCGATGAGCCTGGGGAGCGCGCTGGGCGTGCTGCTGGGACGGCACCCCCACCTCGACCGTTTCTTCGATGTCTGGGTGATGCTGTTCCTCAACGTGCCGGCCCTCGTCATCATCATCCTGTGCTACGTCTGGTTCGGGCTGGGCGAAGCCGCGGCGGTGACGGCTGTGGTCGTGAACAAACTGCCCAACGTCGTCGTCACCCTGCGCGAAGGCACCCGCGCGCTCGACCGCAACCTGCTGGAGATGGCCGAATCCTATCGCTTCGGCCGCATCAAGACCTTGCGCCATGTCATCGCACCGCAGCTTTTTCCGTTCTTCGTCGCCGCCGCCCGAAACGGCGTGGCACTGATCTGGAAAATCATCCTGGTGGTTGAAATCCTCGGTCGCAGCGACGGCATGGGTTACCAGTTGCACCTGTTCTTCCAGCTGTTCGACGTGGCGGGCATTCTGGCCTACACGATCGCCTTCGTCGGCGTGATCCAGCTCATCGAATGGGCAATCTTCCAGCCCCTGGAGACGCGGGCAATGCGGTGGCGGCGATGA
- a CDS encoding thymidine phosphorylase family protein, with amino-acid sequence MSDEESIKTRLKLRAVAVDTYRENVAYMHRECSVYRAEGFQALAKIRVGCNGKQIEAVLNVVDDICIVGPDELGLSEQAFQRFAEPAGQPVNVAQAEPPLSMDGVRRKIGGERLDYGDYQAITSDIAKGRYSKMEMAAFLVATGQNGLDRDEVLSLTRAMLETGVRLNWNEPLVADKHCIGGIPGNRTSLLVVPIVAAHGMLIPKTSSRAITSPAGTADTMEVLARTDLAPESLDRLVRMERGCLAWGGTTRLAPVDDMLISVERPLGIDSQGQMVASILSKKLAAGATHLLLDIPVGPTAKVRQMRDAMSLRKLFEYVGDRVGLHLEAVITDGSQPIGRGIGPVLEVRDVMQVLENDPQAPVDLREKSLRLAGRIIEFDPDVRGGFGYSIARDILESGRALAKMQRIIDAQGRQELQLEPGRLCFDVLADRTGMVVAIDNFFLAQTARLAGAPISRGAGVDLLHKLGDMVEEGQPLYRVYAEFPANFEFAHEFTRVRSGYRIGDAQSLRRLHTEF; translated from the coding sequence ATGTCCGACGAAGAGTCAATCAAGACCCGGCTGAAGCTCCGGGCGGTGGCCGTCGATACGTACCGGGAAAACGTGGCCTACATGCACCGGGAATGCTCGGTGTACCGGGCGGAAGGCTTCCAAGCGCTGGCCAAGATCCGGGTTGGCTGCAACGGCAAGCAGATCGAGGCGGTGCTGAACGTGGTCGACGATATTTGCATCGTCGGTCCGGACGAACTGGGCCTTTCCGAACAAGCGTTTCAGCGCTTTGCCGAGCCGGCGGGGCAGCCGGTCAACGTGGCCCAGGCCGAGCCGCCCTTGTCCATGGATGGAGTCAGGCGAAAGATCGGCGGGGAGCGGCTGGATTACGGCGACTATCAGGCCATCACCAGCGACATCGCCAAGGGACGCTATTCCAAGATGGAAATGGCCGCGTTCCTGGTGGCGACCGGCCAGAACGGCCTCGATCGCGATGAAGTGCTGTCGCTGACCCGGGCGATGCTGGAAACCGGGGTGCGCCTGAACTGGAACGAGCCGCTGGTGGCCGACAAGCACTGCATCGGCGGTATTCCGGGCAACCGGACCTCCTTGCTGGTGGTGCCCATCGTGGCGGCGCATGGCATGCTGATCCCCAAGACGTCCAGCCGGGCGATCACCTCGCCCGCAGGGACGGCGGACACCATGGAAGTGCTCGCCCGCACCGACCTGGCGCCGGAGTCCCTCGACCGGCTGGTGCGGATGGAACGGGGCTGCCTGGCCTGGGGCGGCACCACCCGGCTGGCGCCGGTCGATGACATGCTGATATCCGTGGAGCGCCCCCTCGGCATCGACTCGCAAGGCCAGATGGTGGCCTCGATACTGTCGAAGAAGCTGGCTGCCGGCGCCACTCATCTGCTGCTGGACATCCCGGTCGGCCCCACCGCCAAGGTGCGGCAGATGCGCGATGCCATGAGCCTCAGAAAGCTTTTCGAATATGTCGGCGACCGCGTCGGCCTGCATTTGGAAGCCGTGATCACCGACGGCAGCCAGCCGATCGGCCGCGGCATCGGTCCGGTGCTGGAGGTGCGGGACGTCATGCAGGTGCTGGAAAACGATCCGCAAGCGCCGGTCGATCTGCGCGAAAAATCCCTGCGCCTGGCCGGGCGTATCATCGAGTTCGATCCCGATGTCCGCGGCGGCTTCGGCTATTCGATCGCGCGCGACATCCTGGAATCGGGCCGGGCGCTCGCCAAGATGCAGAGGATCATCGACGCCCAGGGGCGACAGGAATTGCAACTGGAACCCGGGCGGCTGTGCTTCGACGTGCTCGCGGACCGAACCGGCATGGTGGTGGCGATCGATAATTTCTTCTTGGCGCAGACCGCCCGCCTGGCCGGCGCGCCGATCAGCAGGGGCGCCGGGGTGGATTTGTTGCACAAGCTGGGCGACATGGTGGAGGAGGGGCAACCGCTCTACCGGGTCTATGCGGAATTCCCCGCCAATTTCGAATTCGCTCACGAGTTCACTCGTGTCAGAAGCGGCTACCGTATCGGCGACGCTCAGTCCCTCCGCAGACTGCACACGGAATTCTGA
- a CDS encoding ribose-phosphate pyrophosphokinase encodes MIVAGFEETCRQSRQLAKVLGCPWREIEVHRFPDGESRVRVPPDVRGTVVVHRSLDRPNDKLVELVLAAETLRRQGCDRLILVAPYLCYMRQDIAFHPGEAVAQKIVGSMLARYFDALITVDPHLHRIDRLEQAVPLKQVRSLSSATLISRYLATNEKARLLLGPDQESRQWVEAIAREAGLPCAVASKRRLGDREVGIALPQEIGEFDAVVLVDDVASTGTTLAEAARKLSERGAIRIDVVVTHALFAADAWNRLKQAGIGEIASTDSITHPTNRMCLAPLLADAVRKCAF; translated from the coding sequence GTGATCGTCGCCGGCTTTGAGGAAACCTGCAGGCAGTCCCGCCAACTCGCCAAGGTGCTGGGCTGTCCCTGGCGCGAGATCGAAGTTCACCGTTTCCCCGACGGCGAAAGCCGGGTGAGGGTTCCGCCGGACGTACGCGGCACCGTGGTCGTACACCGCAGCCTCGACCGTCCCAACGATAAACTGGTGGAATTGGTGCTCGCCGCCGAGACCCTGCGTCGGCAGGGCTGCGACCGGCTGATCCTGGTGGCGCCTTATCTCTGCTACATGCGCCAGGACATCGCCTTTCATCCCGGTGAGGCCGTGGCCCAGAAGATCGTCGGGAGCATGTTGGCACGTTATTTCGATGCCCTGATTACCGTCGACCCCCATTTGCACCGGATCGACCGTCTGGAGCAGGCGGTGCCGCTGAAACAGGTCCGGAGTCTGTCATCGGCGACGCTCATCAGTCGCTATCTGGCGACAAATGAAAAGGCACGGCTGTTATTGGGGCCGGATCAGGAGTCCCGCCAATGGGTGGAGGCGATTGCACGGGAGGCGGGCCTGCCGTGCGCCGTCGCTTCGAAGCGACGGCTAGGGGATAGGGAGGTGGGCATCGCGCTCCCGCAGGAGATCGGGGAATTCGATGCCGTGGTGCTGGTGGACGATGTCGCGAGTACTGGCACGACCTTGGCGGAAGCGGCACGGAAGCTCAGCGAGCGCGGTGCGATCAGAATCGATGTCGTCGTCACTCATGCCCTGTTCGCGGCTGATGCCTGGAACCGGCTCAAGCAGGCCGGCATCGGCGAGATCGCATCGACTGACAGCATCACTCATCCCACCAACCGGATGTGTCTCGCACCTCTGTTGGCCGATGCGGTGCGAAAATGCGCGTTTTGA
- the cysZ gene encoding sulfate transporter CysZ, which yields MSNSLSQITAADFRRLNSPATAIRYLVVGLTWLTQPGLRRYVWIPLVINLILYSLGLWLGIRYFSAFLNWMLPGWLDFMRWLLWPVFAIGFFTVMYFTFSVLANIIGSPFYGVLAERTAELATGRRMERTETPGRTAMLDGLRSEWRRLAYLGLRVVPLAIVFLIPVVNLAAPILWMVFNAWFMALEYTAYPLEARGCDFDRQRELLGRFRIGAATFGGTVMLAQTIPLLNVFAAPAAVIGATLYLLELPVED from the coding sequence ATGAGCAATTCCCTATCGCAGATAACGGCGGCCGATTTCCGCCGCCTGAATTCACCCGCGACGGCAATCCGCTATCTGGTCGTGGGCCTGACATGGCTGACCCAACCCGGTCTCCGGCGCTATGTCTGGATCCCCCTGGTTATAAACCTGATCCTGTACAGCCTGGGTTTGTGGCTGGGGATTCGCTATTTTTCCGCATTCCTGAACTGGATGTTGCCGGGGTGGCTGGATTTCATGCGTTGGCTGCTGTGGCCCGTGTTCGCCATCGGGTTCTTCACGGTGATGTATTTCACCTTCTCCGTGCTGGCCAACATCATCGGATCGCCGTTCTATGGCGTTCTGGCCGAGCGCACGGCGGAACTGGCGACTGGCCGCCGGATGGAGCGAACCGAAACGCCGGGGAGGACCGCCATGCTGGACGGACTCCGGAGCGAATGGCGGCGCTTGGCCTATCTGGGGCTACGCGTCGTGCCCCTGGCCATAGTGTTCCTGATTCCGGTCGTCAACCTCGCCGCTCCGATCTTGTGGATGGTTTTCAATGCCTGGTTCATGGCGCTGGAATACACGGCCTATCCGCTGGAAGCGCGCGGCTGCGACTTCGATCGCCAGCGCGAACTGCTGGGCCGGTTCCGGATTGGCGCGGCGACGTTCGGCGGGACGGTCATGCTGGCACAAACGATTCCGCTTCTGAACGTCTTCGCCGCACCGGCGGCCGTCATCGGCGCGACCTTGTATCTGCTGGAACTGCCGGTAGAGGACTAG
- a CDS encoding efflux RND transporter periplasmic adaptor subunit — protein sequence MAAVAPVVRADLISTRNIASEFEPYQQVDVHAKVAGYVKRIDVDIGDAVKEGQVLAVLEVPELEEDLARAHAAVLRARERIRLVRSNIHRAEAIAYQAELTYKRMYSVNQTTPNLVAQQEIDIARSQADATAAELSSRKAAALVAEQELAEAQAEELKAQALADYATIRAPFTGIVTKRYADTGAMVPQGIQSSQQAMPVVRITQVDPLRLSFPVPESMVSLVHTDAPVTVHVPSLNRTFDGKIWRFTGKTTDITRTMETQLLIPNPRFELKPGMLASVEFVLARRDQVLAIPVEAVDEDGKEPTVLVVGPDGKVEDRKLKLGIKSPNRYEVISGLAENEKVIVAGHSRFVPGQIVQTKTVSFDVPAADDGQ from the coding sequence GTGGCGGCGGTCGCACCGGTGGTGCGCGCGGACCTGATCAGCACGCGCAATATCGCCTCGGAGTTCGAGCCGTACCAGCAGGTCGACGTGCATGCCAAGGTGGCCGGCTACGTGAAAAGAATCGACGTGGACATCGGCGATGCCGTCAAGGAAGGCCAGGTTCTCGCCGTCCTCGAGGTTCCGGAGCTCGAGGAGGATCTGGCCCGTGCCCACGCCGCCGTTTTGCGGGCCCGTGAGCGAATCCGGCTGGTACGCAGCAATATCCACCGCGCCGAAGCGATTGCCTATCAGGCGGAGCTGACGTACAAGCGCATGTATTCGGTCAACCAGACCACGCCCAATCTGGTGGCACAGCAAGAGATCGACATCGCCCGGTCCCAAGCGGATGCCACTGCGGCGGAACTTTCCTCCCGCAAAGCCGCCGCCCTGGTAGCCGAACAGGAACTCGCGGAAGCCCAGGCGGAGGAACTCAAGGCCCAGGCACTGGCCGACTATGCGACGATCCGGGCGCCATTCACGGGCATTGTCACCAAGCGTTATGCCGACACCGGCGCCATGGTGCCTCAAGGCATCCAGTCCAGCCAGCAGGCCATGCCGGTGGTCCGGATCACGCAGGTCGATCCGCTGCGGCTTTCGTTCCCCGTCCCTGAATCCATGGTTTCGCTGGTTCATACGGATGCGCCGGTCACCGTTCACGTACCGTCATTGAACCGCACTTTCGACGGGAAAATCTGGCGCTTCACGGGGAAAACCACCGACATCACGCGCACCATGGAAACCCAGCTCCTGATCCCCAATCCACGGTTCGAACTGAAACCGGGCATGCTGGCCTCCGTGGAGTTCGTGCTGGCGCGGCGCGACCAAGTCCTTGCGATCCCCGTCGAAGCCGTGGATGAAGACGGGAAGGAGCCGACGGTCCTGGTTGTCGGTCCGGACGGCAAGGTGGAGGATCGCAAGCTGAAGCTCGGCATCAAATCGCCGAACCGCTACGAAGTGATCTCGGGCCTGGCGGAAAACGAGAAGGTCATCGTCGCTGGACACTCCCGGTTCGTTCCCGGCCAGATCGTGCAGACGAAAACGGTGTCGTTCGACGTCCCGGCCGCCGACGATGGGCAATAG
- a CDS encoding DUF2076 domain-containing protein, which yields MNTEERQVLEHFLSRLTDIKGIDKDPEADRLIQQATARQPDAAYLLIQRNLLLEKALENAKARIEELQRQPAPVNRGGRFLGGDPWAQTGTPAGRTWDATPPGYRQPAAPPLQPSGAPSFLGNMASTAAGVVAGSFLFQGIESLMHGGQHDPWGASAGEHVTENTTINNYYGADQAPASDQQNGWSDQDDSFLDTGYDFSDDDTGTSDDNWI from the coding sequence ATGAACACTGAAGAACGCCAGGTACTCGAACACTTTCTTTCCAGGCTGACCGACATCAAGGGGATCGACAAGGACCCCGAGGCGGACCGGCTGATCCAGCAAGCGACGGCACGCCAGCCCGATGCCGCCTACCTGCTGATCCAGCGCAACCTGTTGCTGGAGAAGGCCCTGGAAAACGCCAAGGCCCGAATCGAGGAACTCCAGCGCCAGCCCGCCCCGGTCAATCGCGGCGGCCGCTTCCTGGGCGGCGATCCCTGGGCGCAGACGGGGACTCCGGCCGGCCGCACCTGGGACGCCACACCGCCGGGCTATCGCCAGCCTGCCGCGCCGCCCCTGCAACCATCCGGTGCGCCCAGTTTCCTCGGCAACATGGCATCGACCGCCGCCGGCGTGGTGGCCGGCTCGTTCCTGTTCCAGGGCATCGAAAGTCTGATGCACGGGGGCCAGCACGATCCCTGGGGCGCATCGGCCGGAGAACACGTGACCGAAAACACCACCATCAACAACTATTACGGCGCCGATCAGGCTCCCGCCTCCGACCAACAGAACGGCTGGTCTGACCAGGACGATTCTTTCCTCGACACCGGCTACGACTTTTCGGATGACGACACCGGAACCAGCGACGACAACTGGATCTGA
- a CDS encoding surface-like protein produces MWQPAKAPEQPVAAPPRDYAAMDLDALVRYSEDLSKMTPAERLPECQQVDRMQASNPRMGYRLHLLLAQMVTDGCGDASITLGNIRVVANEIEDGRVRGWLAYLGELVSRSNQAAAEKAELDKQLKEAQSGKHKVRKDAKAKDSKIQSLENEVEELRSKLNTLKSIEQKL; encoded by the coding sequence TTGTGGCAGCCTGCGAAAGCTCCGGAACAGCCGGTTGCGGCTCCGCCGCGCGACTATGCCGCGATGGATCTGGACGCGCTGGTCCGGTATAGCGAAGACCTCAGCAAGATGACGCCTGCCGAGCGTCTGCCGGAGTGCCAGCAGGTCGATCGCATGCAGGCATCCAATCCGCGCATGGGTTACCGGCTGCATCTGCTGCTGGCGCAGATGGTGACGGACGGATGCGGCGATGCCTCGATCACCCTGGGAAACATCAGGGTGGTGGCCAACGAAATCGAGGATGGGCGGGTCCGCGGCTGGCTGGCCTACCTGGGGGAACTGGTGTCCCGGTCCAACCAGGCGGCGGCGGAAAAGGCTGAGCTGGACAAACAGCTCAAAGAGGCTCAATCCGGCAAGCACAAGGTGCGCAAGGATGCCAAGGCCAAGGACAGCAAGATCCAGAGCCTGGAAAACGAAGTCGAAGAATTGCGTAGCAAGCTGAATACGCTCAAGTCGATCGAGCAGAAACTATAG
- a CDS encoding ABC transporter ATP-binding protein: MIRIRIVRKLYRVPTSRENPAVIENLELNLGDGEFVCLVGPSGCGKTTLLNIVAGLDREFEGSVDFGEEAGDRPHTAYVFQEPRLLPWRSVRQNIELALPKGETDREHVDHLLDILGLTHAQHQFPQRLSLGMSRRAALARAFAVRPALLLMDEPFVSLDAATSRRIRELLLAVWQERPHTVLFVTHDVREAIALADRLVFLTDHPLRIRQQVSVTGPRADRAAGDWVESFRARLREEHPAIGHML; the protein is encoded by the coding sequence ATGATTCGCATCCGGATCGTGCGGAAGTTGTACCGGGTGCCGACCTCGCGGGAAAACCCGGCGGTCATCGAAAACCTGGAGCTGAACCTGGGAGATGGCGAATTCGTCTGCCTGGTCGGTCCTTCCGGCTGCGGCAAGACTACCCTGCTCAACATCGTCGCCGGCCTGGACAGGGAATTCGAAGGCAGCGTCGACTTCGGCGAGGAGGCCGGCGACCGGCCCCATACCGCCTACGTATTCCAGGAGCCGCGCCTGCTGCCCTGGCGCAGCGTCCGCCAGAACATCGAACTGGCGCTGCCGAAGGGCGAAACCGACCGCGAGCACGTCGACCACCTGCTCGACATTCTCGGACTCACCCACGCCCAGCACCAGTTCCCGCAGCGGCTGTCCCTGGGGATGAGTCGTCGCGCCGCACTGGCCCGGGCTTTTGCCGTCCGCCCCGCCCTGCTGCTCATGGACGAGCCCTTCGTGTCGCTCGATGCCGCGACCAGCCGCCGAATCCGCGAACTGCTGCTCGCCGTCTGGCAGGAGCGGCCCCATACCGTGCTGTTCGTGACCCACGATGTCCGCGAAGCCATCGCGCTGGCCGACCGCCTGGTTTTTCTGACCGACCACCCCCTGCGCATCCGGCAGCAGGTTTCCGTCACGGGACCTCGCGCCGACCGCGCCGCCGGAGACTGGGTGGAAAGCTTCCGCGCACGCCTGAGGGAAGAACATCCGGCCATCGGGCACATGCTTTGA
- a CDS encoding sensor histidine kinase: MYTFRFPSLSLSKLVLGGFVLAALPLLVAIGSTVSAVDDLAAQSRKTVYSVAQLSQKSFMLMERLSDLERKGKQLLVFDDADMRSAFKAMHEQVQDIVLDLRVRTEDEPLTAQLDQFGSDEAAAYQSVVEAYESRKAKTQGPVQRRSSQGSSAALEKFDGVFQALGMRARALSQAYTVLIDEDVAMLDAHSKTVQDRILVRSAVLVPGAACLVALFTVLITRPIRQLEHAIRQLGSGDYQQPVSVRGPSDLTFLGERLEWLRGRLNALEEAKQQFMRHVSHEVKTPLATIHEGTGLLADEIVGELNPEQKEITQILVSNTQRLERLIAALINFSQANADPAALRREPVDMHALVSEVLDEYQLRLRANELRVDSHLAKIEIEGNREQLRTVVDNLLSNAVKYSPAGGLISIRLCALDHYMELEVGDQGPGIAPEERQQVFEPFFQGSKGRELGIPGTGLGLAIVRECVMSHHGSVELLDAPVGKGTLVRVRIPWCEESAPRLRVRISLPRQGESADV, translated from the coding sequence TTGTACACATTTCGTTTTCCTTCGCTGTCGCTGAGCAAGCTGGTGCTCGGCGGCTTCGTGCTGGCGGCTCTGCCATTGCTGGTTGCCATCGGCTCGACCGTCAGCGCCGTCGATGATCTTGCCGCGCAGTCTCGAAAAACCGTCTACTCCGTCGCCCAGCTCAGCCAGAAAAGCTTCATGCTGATGGAACGGCTAAGCGATCTGGAACGCAAGGGAAAGCAGCTTCTGGTCTTCGATGACGCGGATATGCGCAGTGCCTTCAAGGCCATGCATGAGCAAGTGCAGGATATCGTGCTGGACTTGCGGGTCCGAACCGAGGACGAGCCGTTGACCGCCCAGCTCGATCAATTCGGATCGGACGAGGCCGCCGCTTATCAGAGCGTGGTGGAGGCTTACGAAAGCCGCAAGGCGAAAACCCAAGGGCCGGTGCAGCGGCGAAGTTCGCAGGGGTCCTCGGCGGCGCTGGAGAAGTTCGACGGGGTGTTCCAGGCGCTCGGCATGAGGGCCCGCGCTCTGTCGCAAGCCTATACGGTGCTGATCGACGAGGATGTCGCAATGCTCGACGCGCATTCCAAAACGGTCCAGGACCGCATCCTGGTGCGCTCGGCGGTGCTGGTTCCCGGTGCCGCCTGCCTCGTCGCCCTGTTCACCGTTCTCATCACGCGCCCGATCCGGCAATTGGAGCACGCGATTCGCCAACTGGGGAGCGGCGACTACCAACAGCCGGTCAGCGTGCGGGGACCGTCCGATCTGACGTTTCTCGGCGAACGCCTGGAATGGCTCAGGGGCCGCCTGAATGCGCTGGAAGAAGCCAAACAGCAGTTCATGCGGCATGTCTCGCACGAGGTCAAGACGCCGCTGGCGACCATACACGAGGGCACGGGACTGCTGGCGGACGAAATAGTGGGCGAGCTGAATCCGGAACAGAAGGAAATCACCCAGATCCTGGTCAGCAACACGCAACGGCTGGAGCGGCTGATTGCTGCGCTGATCAATTTCAGCCAGGCCAATGCCGATCCGGCGGCGCTCCGGCGCGAACCGGTGGACATGCATGCACTGGTGAGCGAAGTGCTGGACGAATACCAGTTGCGGCTCCGGGCGAACGAACTCCGGGTGGACTCGCATTTGGCGAAGATCGAAATCGAAGGCAATCGCGAACAGCTGCGCACCGTGGTCGACAATCTATTGTCCAACGCCGTCAAGTATTCCCCGGCCGGTGGCCTGATTTCGATACGGCTTTGCGCTCTGGATCATTACATGGAGCTCGAAGTCGGCGACCAGGGGCCGGGGATCGCGCCCGAAGAGCGGCAGCAGGTGTTCGAGCCGTTTTTCCAGGGAAGCAAAGGCCGGGAACTCGGAATCCCGGGGACGGGGCTCGGTCTGGCCATCGTCCGCGAATGCGTCATGAGTCATCATGGCAGCGTCGAGCTGCTGGATGCGCCGGTGGGTAAGGGGACCCTGGTCAGGGTCAGAATCCCCTGGTGTGAAGAATCGGCGCCGCGGTTGCGCGTGCGAATATCGCTTCCTCGACAAGGAGAATCAGCCGATGTTTAA